A genomic region of Eucalyptus grandis isolate ANBG69807.140 chromosome 5, ASM1654582v1, whole genome shotgun sequence contains the following coding sequences:
- the LOC104447485 gene encoding cysteine-rich repeat secretory protein 38: MDPPNLLLLLLLTFASTINAQYFPEPFCGSTNFTADSAYQTTLTNLLSSISTTDSLSLTYGFFNASSTVFGTSQTLYVIGSCRGDLTAKKCRTCLEALASDIRRLCPLQKEAFLYSENCIVRYSDASIFSTVETEPNYIMYNHNAVSVEVTYKLGTQMEGLRGEAAGGGSLRKFATRNVSVGSDMVYAMVQCTPDLTKEQCIDCQEKIVGKMEDCCLEKAGMTALAPSCQFRYENYQFLDPVAEPLLPPPPPPPPPLSLRHHCRHRLQVD; encoded by the exons ATGGATCCTCCAAATCTCCTCCTCTTGCTTCTTCTCACCTTTGCTTCCACCATTAACGCCCAATATTTCCCAGAGCCCTTTTGTGGTTCGACCAACTTCACGGCCGACAGCGCCTACCAAACCACCCTCACCAAcctcctctcctccatctctacCACAGACTCCTTGTCCCTCACCTACGGCTTCTTCAATGCCTCCTCCACCGTCTTCGGCACCTCGCAAACCCTCTACGTCATCGGCTCCTGCCGTGGCGACCTCACTGCCAAGAAGTGCCGCACCTGCCTCGAAGCCTTGGCCTCAGACATACGCCGCCTCTGTCCCCTCCAGAAGGAGGCATTCCTCTACAGCGAGAACTGCATCGTCCGTTACTCTGACGCCTCGATCTTCAGCACAGTTGAGACCGAACCCAACTACATTATGTACAACCATAACGCCGTCTCAGTCGAGGTCACGTACAAGCTGGGGACACAGATGGAGGGTCTGCGGGGCGAGGCAGCCGGCGGTGGCTCACTGAGGAAGTTTGCTACAAGGAACGTGTCTGTAGGGTCTGACATGGTTTACGCGATGGTGCAGTGCACACCAGATTTGACGAAGGAGCAATGCATCGACTGCCAAGAGAAAATCGTCGGGAAAATGGAGGACTGTTGTCTCGAGAAGGCGGGAATGACGGCCCTGGCGCCAAGTTGCCAGTTCCGTTACGAGAACTATCAGTTCCTTGACCCAGTTGCCGAGCCACTTTtgcctccaccgccgccgcctccgccacctCTCAGCCTCCGCCACCactgccgccaccgcctccaG GTGGATTAA